A stretch of the Bacillus sp. B-jedd genome encodes the following:
- a CDS encoding carbohydrate ABC transporter permease: MKSESATPTIHTKKRKRWDVIVPLLFISPWIIGFLAFTLGPLVYSLIISFFDWPVVGEPKFIGIENYRIMFTEDPLFWKSLWVTLKFAALFVPLNVAIALILAVLLNQDVKGTSLFRTFFYLPSVISGVALAMIWAWVYNGEYGILNYFLSLAGIQGPDWLNSTTWALVAMVIASLWGQGTMMLIFLAGLKGIPRELYEAASIDGAKKLTQFFKITLPLLTPTILFNVITTIISAFQQLTLALVLTGGGPLNSTYFYAMYVYENAFKYFKMGYSSANAWFMFLIVLGLTMLVFKSSSAWVYYEGEVKNK, translated from the coding sequence ATGAAATCAGAATCTGCAACACCGACAATCCACACAAAAAAGAGAAAGAGGTGGGACGTGATTGTCCCCCTTCTTTTTATCTCACCATGGATCATCGGTTTTCTGGCCTTTACTCTCGGGCCGTTAGTGTATTCCCTTATTATCAGCTTTTTCGATTGGCCGGTTGTTGGCGAGCCCAAATTCATCGGCATCGAAAATTACAGAATTATGTTCACGGAAGACCCGCTTTTCTGGAAATCGCTTTGGGTCACCCTGAAATTCGCCGCACTCTTTGTTCCGCTTAATGTTGCCATTGCCCTTATATTAGCCGTTTTGCTGAACCAAGACGTCAAGGGGACTTCCCTTTTCCGTACGTTTTTCTACCTCCCCTCCGTCATCTCCGGTGTCGCGCTCGCGATGATTTGGGCATGGGTTTACAACGGGGAATATGGGATTCTTAACTACTTCCTGTCGCTTGCCGGCATCCAGGGCCCTGACTGGCTGAACAGCACTACATGGGCGCTCGTCGCCATGGTCATCGCAAGCCTCTGGGGGCAGGGGACGATGATGCTTATTTTCCTCGCCGGCCTGAAAGGGATTCCGAGAGAGCTGTATGAAGCGGCTTCGATAGATGGGGCGAAGAAACTGACCCAGTTTTTCAAAATCACTTTGCCACTTTTGACGCCGACAATCCTGTTCAATGTGATCACAACAATCATATCCGCCTTCCAGCAGCTGACGCTCGCACTCGTCCTGACAGGCGGAGGACCGTTAAATTCGACTTATTTCTATGCGATGTATGTGTATGAAAACGCCTTTAAATATTTCAAAATGGGCTATTCATCGGCGAACGCCTGGTTTATGTTCCTGATTGTCCTCGGCCTGACGATGCTCGTCTTTAAATCGTCATCCGCCTGGGTTTACTACGAAGGAGAAGTGAAGAATAAATAG
- a CDS encoding nucleoside deaminase, translating to MEKKWMEYAVKISKENAEKKEGKPFGAVIVKNGEIISEGVNEVIASHDPTAHAELLAISRASRKLGTDDLSDCELYASGEPCPMCLSAIYLANIEKAYFANPAEGNPLATKAQYIYKQVGLPNEQRENKLIHMPVED from the coding sequence ATGGAAAAGAAGTGGATGGAGTACGCGGTTAAAATTTCTAAGGAAAATGCGGAAAAGAAGGAAGGCAAGCCGTTTGGTGCGGTCATCGTCAAGAATGGGGAAATCATTTCCGAAGGAGTAAACGAGGTAATCGCCTCCCATGACCCTACCGCCCATGCAGAACTATTAGCAATCAGCCGGGCTTCAAGGAAGCTTGGAACAGATGACCTTTCTGATTGTGAACTGTACGCTAGCGGTGAGCCGTGCCCGATGTGCCTAAGCGCGATTTATCTTGCGAACATCGAGAAAGCGTATTTTGCCAACCCCGCGGAAGGGAACCCGCTTGCCACAAAAGCCCAATACATTTACAAGCAGGTCGGTTTGCCGAATGAACAACGGGAAAACAAGCTCATCCATATGCCGGTTGAGGACTAA
- a CDS encoding ABC transporter substrate-binding protein — protein sequence MVLLLASVFSLAACSSDSSNNAAGGKEGGKNEKGTSTLRFATWDSGKELQIQQKIAKSFEEKHPGVKVQVEAYGDGFDQKLAASFGAKNPPDVMYMWNFPAYYQSLEPLDSYIEGDSEMDMDDFYQGLFNYSRMDGKIYGMPSGFTTRAIYYNKDLFDAANIPYPKDGWTWDDFKKIAKKLSDPSKKQYGFGVVPEPDTYDLQGLVWSNGGSFISEDGKKVEGHMNSPETIEAIQVLGDLLKNKSAVLVGGKNQQSGDDIFKAGKIAMWESGIWPLAGFKDAGINVGTVEVPQFGDKPAKGIIATSAVSIAKDSKNKDLAYEFVKFYSSPEAIKMRTSDLPVRISVVKEMNMEQDPLVSPFYKMLERSDNTPAFLLNENWNEINRNLSAAVNAVMLGQDAKSLLNKAAKDSEKYTK from the coding sequence ATGGTCTTACTTTTGGCAAGCGTTTTCTCCCTGGCGGCCTGCTCAAGCGACAGCTCGAATAATGCGGCTGGCGGGAAAGAAGGCGGGAAGAACGAGAAGGGAACAAGCACTCTTCGTTTTGCCACATGGGACTCCGGCAAGGAACTGCAAATCCAGCAAAAGATAGCCAAGAGTTTTGAAGAAAAGCACCCGGGCGTCAAGGTGCAGGTGGAAGCATATGGTGACGGCTTCGATCAGAAGCTTGCGGCATCCTTCGGGGCCAAGAATCCTCCTGATGTGATGTACATGTGGAATTTCCCAGCCTATTACCAGTCACTCGAGCCTTTGGATTCCTATATCGAAGGCGACTCCGAGATGGACATGGACGATTTTTACCAGGGACTTTTCAATTATTCACGTATGGACGGCAAGATTTATGGCATGCCATCCGGGTTTACCACAAGAGCCATCTACTATAACAAAGATTTATTCGATGCAGCCAATATTCCTTATCCGAAGGACGGCTGGACATGGGATGATTTCAAGAAAATAGCAAAAAAACTATCTGATCCTTCAAAGAAGCAATATGGCTTCGGCGTTGTGCCTGAGCCCGACACATATGACCTGCAAGGGCTTGTCTGGAGCAATGGTGGAAGCTTCATCAGTGAAGACGGCAAGAAAGTCGAAGGCCATATGAACAGCCCGGAAACAATCGAAGCCATCCAGGTTTTGGGTGATCTTCTCAAGAATAAAAGTGCTGTCCTCGTTGGCGGCAAAAATCAGCAGAGCGGCGATGATATTTTCAAAGCCGGAAAAATTGCCATGTGGGAAAGTGGTATCTGGCCGCTGGCTGGCTTCAAGGATGCTGGAATCAATGTCGGCACTGTAGAAGTGCCGCAATTCGGCGACAAGCCTGCAAAGGGCATCATCGCGACATCCGCTGTTTCGATAGCAAAGGATTCGAAAAACAAAGATTTGGCTTATGAATTTGTGAAGTTTTACTCTTCTCCTGAAGCCATCAAGATGAGGACTTCAGACCTGCCTGTGCGGATCAGCGTCGTCAAGGAAATGAACATGGAGCAGGATCCGCTCGTAAGCCCGTTCTATAAAATGCTTGAGCGTTCCGATAATACACCGGCGTTCCTGCTGAACGAAAACTGGAATGAAATCAACCGCAACCTGTCAGCTGCCGTGAATGCAGTCATGCTTGGCCAGGACGCGAAGAGCCTGCTCAATAAAGCAGCAAAGGATTCAGAAAAGTACACCAAGTAG
- a CDS encoding carbohydrate ABC transporter permease: MKSRVEKTFVYSLLIIFSLLFLAPFFWMASTALKSPQELYMFPPKWIPSSLEFENFKEAWLSQPFTQFLKNSVTVTVMATLGQLVSSALVAYGFARFTFKGRDTLFMVLLATMMIPWEVTMIPLYMEFNALGWINTLKTLIVPSWFGSPFFIFLLRQFIMGIPKELDEAAKMDGANPLQIFYKIYIPLMKPGLILVAVFSILNCWNDYLGPLVFLNDQSKYTLTLGLAQFKGMFGVDMEGVMAITFLICLPPLLLFFFAQRYIVEDVSKTGVKG; this comes from the coding sequence ATGAAAAGCAGAGTTGAAAAAACCTTTGTATACAGTCTTTTAATCATTTTTTCCCTGCTGTTTCTCGCGCCATTTTTCTGGATGGCCTCAACAGCGCTGAAATCGCCGCAGGAGCTTTATATGTTTCCGCCAAAATGGATTCCGTCGAGTCTGGAATTCGAAAATTTCAAGGAAGCATGGCTGTCGCAGCCTTTTACGCAATTCCTGAAAAACTCGGTTACGGTAACCGTCATGGCGACACTCGGGCAACTCGTTTCATCCGCCCTCGTCGCGTATGGTTTTGCGAGATTCACCTTCAAGGGAAGGGATACCCTGTTCATGGTCCTGCTTGCGACGATGATGATTCCGTGGGAGGTCACCATGATTCCGCTTTATATGGAATTCAACGCCCTTGGCTGGATCAATACGTTGAAAACGCTGATCGTCCCATCATGGTTCGGCTCGCCGTTTTTCATCTTCCTGCTCCGCCAGTTCATCATGGGCATTCCGAAAGAACTCGATGAAGCCGCCAAAATGGACGGAGCAAACCCGCTTCAAATATTCTATAAAATCTATATCCCGCTCATGAAACCGGGCCTCATCCTCGTAGCCGTCTTCAGCATCCTGAACTGCTGGAACGATTACCTTGGACCGCTCGTCTTCCTGAACGACCAAAGCAAATATACACTTACTCTCGGCCTTGCCCAATTCAAAGGGATGTTCGGTGTGGACATGGAAGGCGTCATGGCTATCACCTTCCTCATCTGCCTGCCGCCGCTTCTGCTCTTCTTCTTCGCACAACGCTACATCGTCGAAGACGTCTCCAAAACCGGAGTCAAAGGATAA
- a CDS encoding S8 family serine peptidase — protein MRNRTYKKYLSSLLVFALIFSLFLPVSGQAAGNSVKNQLSSEALSQMKAIIAAQKAAEANGPVLHPDLQGLSGDEEVSVIVQLSEPPVAFAKGLKKIAGKSFSKTEEKNVEQKVTGQQKKFENALKSKGISAKKRFQYNYAFNGLAIKVKASQVKKLLTLPEVQLVEPDLEVHALGEPAQEGTYSPDALNSNNHLDIPSVWDLGFEGQNVKVAVLDTGIDYNHPEFEGVYKGGYNFVSHATGYERPRADNDPYETSPKDRPANRAEIDSKGNTFYTEHGTHVAGTIAAQGKNPYSIKGLAPKVELYAYRVLGAYGSGATSGIIAAIDKAAAEKMDVINMSLGGSSNSQTASDAIAVNNAALAGTLSVVATGNSGPNRGTIGNPASAAFALSVGNSTIKEEAMKADVNVTVEGSAANKYNLNLMGWKFGTQPGQLLNGTYEVVAIPGVGKETDYAGIDARGKVALVARGEIAFVDKIDAAKKAGAVSIIVHNNGGTNGNGPANVFLGDSFKFIPTFDMSTTDGTALRTALAGKKGTVTFNNFATSVSAGDEINSSSSRGPSTPTFDIKPDVSAPGTNIMSSVPAYGKDFPDADYSESYERFTGTSMATPHVAAIAALLKSQHPNWTPFDLKVAISNTAKQLDTGKYDVFSQGPGRVQPLKAVTTEALAYALDKTSFSGRTYDNTKGTITFGNVPTSTLAASTITKDVVVKNLSGNPSDYSVSVQVTKAAGGTLAAANVTVDQSSFTLTDEKTLKVTLNVPKGSGSSGNELLGYVKLTNGKTNLILPFAASFAPPTGLKAFSIDSYHISPNGDGKLDSTTVRYEFHDRQYTTYLELWDAQNQEGGYYKDGYLGYLVAANSTTVGPKTVQFNGQITAWGSGAKTQAPDGVYTLDLTTYNLLGTALVTANWLGPVFVKSTLSKIMVEDSYNFSGSNYTLKGSLDDSYVKFGPVVEEVFGETYDVNDYLKTKYELYNSNGDLTGSGPVSLLQNGGFDLDLSGLELGDNKLKIIVDDAAQNHAEKEITLTRIDTAAPSTDVTVSGTEGNNGWYTSDVSVDFNAADDESGVKGIEYKVNGGAWTAYTGSVKLTMDGVYNVQFRGEDNAGNVEEAKSVEVKIDKTAPALKVSVDKSLLSPPNNKFVNIKADLNYSDSMSGVESVVLESITVNDKKYTGDGIKDADFGTQDVEFSLRASKNSDDSTRIYTINYLVKDKAGNTTKAATTVTVPKNQSGK, from the coding sequence ATGAGGAATCGGACGTATAAGAAATATTTAAGCAGTTTACTAGTTTTTGCACTTATATTTTCTCTGTTCTTGCCAGTTTCAGGACAGGCTGCAGGAAACTCGGTAAAGAACCAGTTAAGCAGTGAGGCTTTAAGCCAAATGAAGGCGATCATCGCTGCCCAAAAAGCGGCTGAAGCGAATGGGCCTGTATTGCATCCGGATTTGCAAGGCCTTTCCGGTGACGAAGAAGTATCTGTCATTGTCCAGCTTTCAGAACCGCCGGTCGCTTTTGCAAAAGGGTTGAAAAAGATTGCTGGCAAATCATTCTCCAAAACCGAAGAAAAAAATGTTGAACAAAAAGTGACAGGACAGCAGAAAAAATTCGAAAATGCGCTGAAATCAAAAGGAATCAGCGCAAAGAAGCGGTTCCAATATAACTATGCTTTCAACGGGCTGGCTATTAAAGTAAAAGCCAGCCAGGTTAAGAAACTACTAACCTTGCCGGAAGTACAGCTAGTAGAACCTGATCTGGAGGTACACGCGCTTGGGGAGCCTGCACAAGAAGGTACATATTCCCCTGATGCTTTGAACAGTAACAATCACCTGGATATCCCTTCTGTTTGGGATTTGGGCTTTGAGGGCCAAAATGTGAAGGTTGCCGTCCTTGACACGGGAATCGACTACAACCACCCGGAATTTGAAGGGGTATATAAGGGCGGCTACAACTTTGTCAGCCATGCTACTGGATATGAAAGGCCGCGTGCCGACAATGATCCTTACGAAACTTCTCCAAAGGATCGCCCGGCTAATCGTGCCGAAATAGATTCAAAAGGAAATACATTTTACACCGAACATGGCACACACGTAGCGGGAACGATCGCCGCCCAGGGGAAAAACCCGTACAGCATTAAAGGGCTTGCCCCGAAAGTTGAATTGTATGCCTACCGTGTGCTTGGGGCCTATGGAAGCGGTGCGACGTCAGGCATCATAGCTGCGATTGACAAAGCCGCAGCCGAAAAAATGGACGTAATCAATATGTCTTTAGGCGGAAGCAGCAACAGCCAGACTGCCTCCGATGCGATTGCTGTCAATAATGCCGCACTCGCCGGTACACTTTCGGTCGTCGCCACAGGCAACAGCGGTCCAAACCGAGGCACAATCGGAAACCCAGCCTCAGCAGCATTCGCCCTTTCTGTCGGTAATTCGACCATTAAGGAAGAAGCAATGAAAGCGGATGTCAATGTAACGGTTGAAGGTTCCGCAGCCAATAAGTATAACCTCAACCTGATGGGCTGGAAATTTGGAACGCAGCCTGGACAGCTTTTAAATGGCACATATGAAGTAGTCGCCATACCTGGAGTAGGTAAAGAAACAGACTATGCCGGCATTGATGCCAGAGGGAAAGTTGCCCTCGTTGCCCGCGGAGAAATAGCATTTGTTGATAAAATTGACGCTGCCAAAAAGGCCGGTGCCGTATCAATTATTGTCCACAACAATGGCGGGACGAATGGAAATGGCCCAGCGAACGTGTTCCTTGGTGATTCGTTCAAGTTCATTCCGACTTTCGATATGTCAACAACCGATGGAACTGCCCTTAGAACAGCTTTGGCTGGCAAAAAGGGAACCGTTACCTTCAACAATTTTGCGACAAGTGTATCCGCGGGTGACGAAATTAATAGTTCGAGCTCACGCGGGCCGTCAACGCCAACGTTTGATATTAAACCGGATGTTTCTGCTCCAGGGACAAATATCATGTCATCCGTTCCTGCTTATGGGAAAGACTTCCCGGATGCAGATTATTCCGAGTCGTATGAGCGTTTCACAGGTACAAGTATGGCAACTCCGCATGTAGCAGCTATTGCGGCGCTATTGAAATCACAGCATCCGAATTGGACACCGTTTGATCTAAAGGTGGCCATTTCAAATACGGCGAAGCAGCTTGATACCGGAAAATATGATGTGTTTTCTCAAGGTCCTGGCCGTGTACAACCGTTAAAAGCAGTAACCACAGAGGCTCTCGCCTATGCACTCGATAAAACCAGCTTCAGTGGAAGAACATACGACAACACAAAGGGAACGATCACTTTCGGGAATGTGCCGACAAGTACGTTGGCAGCATCCACCATTACAAAGGATGTTGTTGTCAAAAACCTTTCAGGAAATCCAAGCGATTATTCCGTGTCTGTCCAGGTGACAAAGGCGGCGGGCGGGACTTTGGCTGCGGCAAATGTAACGGTTGACCAAAGCAGCTTTACGCTGACGGATGAGAAAACTTTGAAAGTCACTTTAAATGTGCCAAAAGGTTCCGGATCTTCGGGCAATGAACTTTTAGGTTACGTTAAACTGACAAACGGGAAAACGAATCTGATTCTTCCGTTTGCAGCAAGCTTCGCACCTCCGACAGGGTTAAAAGCCTTCTCGATCGACAGCTATCACATTTCTCCGAATGGCGATGGAAAGCTCGATAGCACGACGGTTAGGTATGAGTTCCATGATCGCCAGTATACTACTTATCTTGAGCTTTGGGATGCGCAGAATCAAGAGGGTGGCTACTATAAGGACGGGTACCTTGGCTATTTGGTGGCTGCAAACTCTACTACGGTAGGGCCAAAAACGGTTCAATTTAATGGACAGATAACGGCTTGGGGATCAGGGGCAAAGACACAGGCACCGGACGGCGTGTACACGCTTGATTTAACTACGTATAACCTTTTAGGAACGGCGCTTGTCACCGCGAACTGGCTCGGACCTGTTTTTGTCAAATCTACTCTTAGCAAAATTATGGTTGAAGACAGTTATAACTTCTCTGGTTCGAATTATACATTGAAGGGTTCCCTTGACGATTCGTATGTGAAATTCGGACCAGTAGTCGAAGAAGTATTTGGCGAAACATATGATGTCAATGACTATCTGAAGACCAAGTACGAGCTCTATAACAGTAATGGCGATTTGACAGGTAGCGGACCGGTTTCACTTTTGCAAAATGGAGGCTTTGACCTTGATTTATCCGGTCTGGAACTTGGCGACAATAAATTGAAGATAATTGTTGATGATGCTGCCCAAAACCATGCTGAAAAGGAAATTACGCTGACAAGGATTGACACGGCCGCACCTTCAACTGATGTAACAGTCAGCGGAACAGAAGGGAATAACGGCTGGTATACATCTGATGTTTCTGTTGATTTTAACGCAGCCGATGACGAATCGGGCGTAAAAGGAATTGAATACAAAGTTAATGGCGGCGCCTGGACGGCTTATACAGGTTCAGTTAAGTTGACTATGGATGGTGTGTACAACGTCCAGTTCCGTGGCGAAGATAATGCAGGTAACGTCGAAGAGGCAAAGTCCGTCGAGGTAAAAATCGATAAAACAGCGCCAGCCTTGAAGGTCAGTGTGGATAAGTCTTTATTGTCACCGCCAAATAACAAGTTTGTGAATATTAAAGCTGACCTCAATTATTCCGATTCGATGTCTGGCGTCGAATCCGTTGTTCTCGAATCGATCACCGTCAATGATAAGAAATATACCGGCGACGGAATCAAGGATGCTGACTTTGGCACTCAGGATGTGGAGTTTAGCCTGCGCGCATCGAAAAACAGCGATGACAGTACTCGGATTTACACCATAAACTATCTCGTAAAGGATAAAGCAGGAAACACCACGAAAGCCGCCACCACTGTGACTGTTCCGAAAAACCAGTCGGGGAAGTAA
- a CDS encoding MFS transporter encodes MIQSLPFFTLPAGVKRFLGTESLYGLSLGMFTLILNLHFIEVGVTEKQIGWITSMGILVMGAFAIPVSIVAKKTGRKKLLVAGISCLAIGCIIFAIARSFALLLCAQLIMSIGFTLVETTEIQLLFHYSKTKRQETQAYSYLFAMFTAFTGAGLLLGGFLPKWIDVPEQGYQNTLLVISVLLLVLAIIRGSLLPQEVQQREQKRGREKKAKISRELWGKLLKFSFFSVLTGAAVSSVQPYLNLFVKLRFDFSNETVSVILAMHGLALFIGSVFSPMLIDRFGVRKTFFWIYFLNIAFCLLLFVNVPPAIFSVLLLVRGGFFTMLTNLVDSLSMSSFKDEDRDLYAGMRAVFRSIGSSVAAFVIGMILAGKNYSLPFLIAGLLLLAGYIYFAKVIRPKFIDSSLE; translated from the coding sequence ATGATCCAGTCATTGCCGTTTTTTACGTTGCCGGCCGGTGTGAAGCGGTTTTTAGGCACTGAGTCCTTATACGGGTTAAGCCTCGGTATGTTCACTCTCATCCTCAACCTCCATTTCATTGAAGTGGGGGTCACAGAAAAGCAAATTGGCTGGATTACATCAATGGGAATCCTGGTGATGGGAGCATTCGCAATTCCAGTGAGTATCGTTGCGAAAAAAACAGGACGTAAAAAGCTCCTCGTTGCTGGAATTAGCTGCCTGGCCATTGGCTGCATCATCTTTGCTATTGCCAGAAGCTTTGCCCTCCTTTTATGTGCCCAGTTGATCATGTCAATTGGGTTCACGCTGGTCGAGACAACAGAAATCCAGCTGCTTTTCCATTACAGCAAGACGAAACGCCAGGAAACTCAAGCCTATAGCTACCTGTTTGCCATGTTCACCGCATTCACCGGCGCCGGTTTGCTGCTGGGTGGATTTTTGCCAAAATGGATTGATGTCCCCGAGCAGGGTTATCAAAATACACTTCTAGTCATATCCGTGTTGCTGCTCGTGCTGGCAATCATCAGGGGGAGCCTGCTGCCACAGGAAGTCCAGCAGCGGGAACAGAAGCGGGGCCGCGAAAAAAAAGCGAAAATCTCTCGGGAATTATGGGGGAAACTCCTTAAATTCTCCTTTTTTTCAGTCCTCACCGGTGCGGCTGTGTCTTCTGTCCAGCCTTACCTGAACCTGTTCGTGAAGCTGCGGTTTGACTTTTCAAATGAAACAGTTTCCGTCATTCTCGCCATGCATGGCCTGGCGCTTTTTATTGGGTCTGTCTTTTCTCCCATGCTGATTGACAGATTTGGAGTAAGAAAGACGTTTTTCTGGATTTATTTTTTGAACATCGCTTTTTGCCTCCTGTTGTTTGTGAATGTTCCACCGGCTATTTTTTCAGTGCTTTTGCTCGTTAGGGGAGGATTCTTCACGATGCTGACCAATTTGGTGGACAGCCTGTCGATGTCTTCGTTTAAGGACGAGGACCGCGACTTGTATGCGGGTATGAGAGCTGTTTTCAGAAGTATTGGCTCATCCGTGGCTGCTTTTGTGATTGGAATGATCCTTGCCGGCAAAAACTACTCGCTACCTTTTTTGATTGCGGGCTTGTTATTGCTGGCAGGCTATATCTATTTTGCCAAAGTGATCCGGCCAAAATTTATAGACTCAAGCCTGGAGTAG
- a CDS encoding amylo-alpha-1,6-glucosidase, producing MNLATHVFDCKKIPFSRRGSFITISPNHKIGQDSPLFIRNIRNGDNDFGEVFQIDVIREGKPLPYKAVMTPSSLRLETEGGFAEFCITEARVLQIRSEGVGVRLSGMTGAYDYAVMAGDRRWEVNHSMQEMRYMLTVLHGSLEMDAPFVAERCEKIIADFLPDRIHGKMECAVEEFTTVYRPRKYRSFAEGKKLVERDYENWFENTLDIPDKFARGKELASYITWSCLVPAEGVLTRPAMYMSKNWMTNIWSWDHCFNALALAKKSPELAWDQLMIFFDLQDASGMLPDFANNRFVLWNFTKPPIHGWTLRRMWEQTDFIDTERLREIYGPLGKWTNWWLEWQDDDHDGIPQYNHGNDSGWDNSTIFHRGTPVESPDLSSFLVIQMEVLAEIADKLGKKRDAARWKKDSETLLAKLLEHFWDGEKFVAKRSGTHESIESDSLVLYAPLILGKRLPDEIRKKLVNGIRTKGFLTEYGLATELPSSTYYKPDGYWRGPIWAPTTMLIADGLRSAGETELFQEIAAKFCAMATASGMAENYNALTGQPLRDPAFTWTSSVFLLLGNLLSEAK from the coding sequence ATGAATCTTGCAACGCATGTTTTTGATTGCAAAAAAATCCCCTTCAGCCGAAGGGGTTCTTTTATAACAATTTCACCTAACCATAAAATTGGACAAGACAGTCCCCTTTTTATTCGCAACATCCGGAACGGGGACAACGATTTCGGGGAAGTGTTTCAGATTGACGTTATTAGGGAGGGAAAGCCTCTCCCTTATAAGGCAGTTATGACACCGTCATCGCTGAGACTTGAAACGGAAGGCGGCTTTGCAGAGTTTTGCATAACAGAAGCAAGGGTCTTGCAAATTCGCAGCGAAGGAGTCGGTGTCCGGCTTTCCGGGATGACCGGTGCGTATGATTACGCGGTCATGGCGGGCGATAGGCGCTGGGAAGTGAACCACTCGATGCAGGAGATGCGCTATATGCTGACAGTACTGCACGGCAGCCTCGAAATGGACGCGCCGTTTGTCGCAGAGCGATGCGAAAAAATCATTGCAGACTTCCTGCCTGACCGGATCCATGGAAAAATGGAATGTGCTGTGGAGGAATTCACGACAGTGTACAGGCCGCGGAAATATCGTTCTTTTGCAGAGGGCAAAAAGCTTGTTGAACGCGACTATGAAAATTGGTTTGAAAATACATTGGATATCCCCGATAAATTTGCACGGGGGAAGGAGCTTGCTTCTTATATTACCTGGTCGTGCCTAGTGCCTGCCGAGGGAGTTTTGACGAGGCCGGCAATGTACATGTCGAAAAACTGGATGACGAATATTTGGAGCTGGGACCATTGCTTCAATGCGCTGGCCCTTGCAAAAAAGTCACCTGAACTTGCCTGGGATCAGCTGATGATTTTCTTTGATTTACAGGATGCATCGGGGATGCTGCCGGACTTCGCAAATAACCGGTTTGTACTCTGGAATTTTACGAAGCCGCCAATCCATGGTTGGACACTCAGGCGGATGTGGGAACAAACTGATTTTATTGACACTGAACGGCTGCGGGAAATATACGGGCCGCTCGGAAAATGGACGAATTGGTGGCTAGAATGGCAGGATGATGACCATGACGGGATCCCCCAGTATAACCATGGTAATGACAGCGGCTGGGATAACAGTACGATTTTCCATAGAGGGACGCCGGTCGAGAGCCCGGATTTATCCTCATTTTTAGTCATCCAAATGGAAGTGCTGGCGGAAATCGCCGATAAGCTAGGCAAAAAGAGAGATGCGGCACGTTGGAAAAAGGATTCGGAAACGCTGCTGGCAAAATTGCTTGAGCATTTCTGGGACGGAGAAAAGTTTGTGGCAAAACGGTCCGGCACCCATGAATCGATTGAATCGGACAGCCTCGTTCTTTACGCGCCGCTTATCCTGGGGAAGCGGCTCCCTGATGAGATACGAAAGAAATTAGTTAATGGCATTCGCACCAAAGGATTTTTAACCGAATATGGACTGGCAACAGAGCTGCCCAGCAGCACCTATTATAAACCGGACGGCTATTGGCGCGGCCCGATTTGGGCGCCGACTACGATGCTCATCGCAGACGGCCTCCGGTCAGCCGGCGAAACCGAACTATTTCAAGAAATCGCCGCAAAATTCTGCGCCATGGCCACAGCCTCCGGCATGGCCGAAAACTACAACGCACTAACCGGCCAACCACTGCGTGACCCCGCGTTCACATGGACCTCCAGTGTCTTCCTATTATTAGGGAACCTGCTGTCTGAAGCGAAGTGA